From Flavobacteriales bacterium, the proteins below share one genomic window:
- the gdhA gene encoding NADP-specific glutamate dehydrogenase — protein MQAKIDAFIESVKVRNAHEPEFIQAVTEVAEAIIPFIEENPQYQGKQLLERMVEPERVIMFRVPWLDDAGNTQVNRGFRIEMNSAIGPYKGGLRFHPSVNLSILKFLAFEQVFKNSLTTLPMGGGKGGSDFNPKGKSDNEVMKFCQSFMTELSRHIGANTDVPAGDIGVGGREIGYLFGQYKRIRNEFTGVLTGKGLNWGGSLIRPEATGYGNVYFADEMLQANGDSFNGKIVAISGSGNVAQYACEKATELGAKVVTLSDSSGYIYDANGIDAEKLAFVMELKNVRRGRIKEYADKYGCEFHAGQRPWGVKCDIALPCATQNELDGEEAKTLVANGCKVVSEGANMPSTPEAVEVFLENKILFAPGKASNAGGVATSGLEMSQNSLRYNWTREEVDTKLHNIMKDIHEACVTYGKRNDGSIDYVKGANIAGFVKVADSMIDQGLV, from the coding sequence ATGCAAGCAAAAATAGATGCATTTATCGAATCCGTAAAAGTTCGAAATGCGCATGAGCCAGAATTTATTCAGGCTGTAACAGAAGTTGCCGAAGCAATTATCCCATTCATAGAAGAAAACCCACAGTACCAAGGAAAACAATTACTGGAGCGTATGGTAGAGCCAGAGCGTGTGATTATGTTTCGTGTACCATGGTTAGATGATGCAGGAAATACGCAAGTAAATCGTGGGTTCCGTATCGAGATGAACTCGGCAATAGGACCATACAAAGGGGGACTTCGTTTTCACCCATCAGTAAACCTTTCTATTTTGAAATTCTTGGCGTTTGAGCAAGTATTCAAAAACTCTTTGACTACTCTTCCTATGGGTGGAGGAAAAGGTGGTTCTGACTTTAACCCAAAAGGAAAATCTGACAATGAAGTAATGAAATTCTGTCAATCATTTATGACAGAGCTTTCACGTCATATTGGAGCAAATACTGATGTTCCTGCTGGAGACATCGGAGTTGGTGGTCGTGAGATCGGTTATCTTTTCGGACAATACAAAAGAATCCGTAATGAATTCACAGGAGTACTTACAGGTAAAGGACTTAACTGGGGTGGATCATTAATTCGTCCTGAAGCTACAGGATACGGAAACGTATATTTTGCGGATGAAATGCTTCAAGCAAATGGAGATTCTTTCAATGGGAAAATAGTAGCTATTTCAGGTTCTGGAAATGTAGCACAATATGCTTGTGAAAAAGCTACAGAACTAGGAGCAAAAGTAGTAACACTTTCAGATTCATCTGGATATATCTATGATGCCAACGGAATCGATGCAGAAAAATTGGCTTTCGTAATGGAGCTTAAAAACGTAAGACGTGGGCGTATTAAAGAATATGCAGACAAATACGGTTGCGAATTCCATGCAGGACAACGTCCTTGGGGTGTAAAATGTGATATTGCATTACCATGTGCTACACAAAACGAACTAGATGGTGAAGAAGCAAAAACATTGGTTGCAAACGGATGTAAAGTAGTTTCTGAAGGTGCGAATATGCCTTCTACACCAGAAGCTGTGGAGGTATTCTTGGAAAACAAAATTCTTTTTGCTCCAGGAAAAGCTTCAAATGCTGGTGGAGTTGCCACATCTGGTCTAGAAATGAGCCAAAACTCATTGAGATACAACTGGACACGTGAGGAAGTAGATACAAAACTTCATAATATCATGAAAGATATTCACGAAGCATGTGTGACTTACGGAAAAAGAAATGATGGATCTATCGACTATGTAAAAGGAGCTAATATTGCAGGTTTCGTTAAAGTAGCAGATTCTATGATTGATCAAGGATTGGTATAA
- a CDS encoding ABC transporter permease — MKSNFKLYFSLIILIPILLMSITAYYWIPDNSPNANTMHIAFAGQSPGTSIRKIQLASGDFLEVKSYSVSDNFILADDKKFFQKDLYHDELSKNIVDLSYSLGSDRYGRDYLSRLVLGSRVSLMAGFIAVFISLVLGIIIGLISGYYGGWIDKILVSFMNIFWSIPTLLLAIAITLSLGKGMWQVFLAIGLTMWVEIARVLRGKIISEREKDYVLALQTLGVSDQKILFSHILPNVFQPIIILAAANFSTAILLEAGLSFLGIGVESPIPSWGKMIKDHYAYIVLDKAYLALLPGVAILLLVIAFMTLGNHLKEKWT; from the coding sequence ATGAAAAGTAATTTTAAGCTGTATTTTTCTCTTATAATTCTCATTCCGATACTCTTGATGAGTATTACGGCTTATTATTGGATTCCTGATAATTCGCCTAATGCCAATACTATGCATATTGCTTTTGCGGGGCAAAGTCCAGGAACGAGTATTAGAAAAATTCAATTGGCTTCGGGTGATTTTTTGGAGGTCAAATCTTATTCTGTTTCCGATAATTTTATCTTAGCTGACGATAAAAAATTCTTCCAGAAAGATCTATATCATGATGAATTATCAAAAAATATCGTGGATTTATCTTATAGCCTTGGCTCAGACCGTTATGGAAGAGACTACTTAAGTCGTTTAGTGCTAGGAAGTAGAGTTTCGCTTATGGCTGGGTTTATTGCGGTTTTTATTTCTCTCGTTTTGGGAATTATTATTGGTTTAATTTCTGGATATTATGGGGGTTGGATTGATAAAATTTTGGTGAGTTTTATGAATATTTTTTGGTCGATTCCTACCTTACTTTTGGCAATAGCCATTACTTTGTCTTTGGGAAAAGGAATGTGGCAGGTTTTTTTAGCAATTGGATTAACGATGTGGGTAGAAATTGCTCGTGTTTTAAGAGGGAAAATTATATCCGAAAGAGAAAAAGATTATGTTCTAGCACTGCAAACACTGGGAGTTAGTGATCAAAAAATATTGTTTTCACATATTCTGCCCAATGTTTTTCAACCGATTATTATTTTGGCTGCAGCCAATTTCTCTACCGCTATATTATTGGAAGCTGGTTTAAGTTTTTTAGGTATAGGAGTAGAAAGTCCCATTCCTTCTTGGGGGAAAATGATCAAGGATCATTATGCATATATTGTGCTAGACAAAGCATATCTGGCTCTCTTACCCGGCGTAGCAATTTTACTTTTGGTTATTGCATTTATGACTTTAGGAAATCATCTAAAAGAAAAATGGACTTAA
- the thiL gene encoding thiamine-phosphate kinase, producing MFENKDTNLTTIGSLGEFKLIDHLTKNFQNQNKSTLKGIGDDAAVINCGTEKMVVSTDLLVEGVHFDLSYAPLKHLGYKAVAVNVSDICAMNAKPTQITVSIAVSSRFSVEALEALYEGIRLACKHFQVDLVGGDTSSSLSGMMISVTAIGKVSDTQITYRSGAQENDLIVVSGDLGGAYMGLQLLEREKEVFKVNPNMQPQLNEEDSYLLERQLKPEARLDIIDLLAKMEIKPHAMIDVSDGLSSDLLHICTQSKVGCRIYENKIPMDPTLIHKSEEFQIHPLTPALNGGEDYELLFTISMDDFEKIKGNPHLSVIGHITDEASGHHIITNSEEILPLVAQGWNHGESDSE from the coding sequence ATGTTTGAAAATAAAGATACCAACCTGACAACGATAGGATCTTTGGGTGAATTTAAACTCATAGATCATCTTACCAAAAACTTTCAAAATCAAAACAAAAGCACACTCAAGGGAATAGGAGATGATGCAGCTGTGATTAATTGTGGTACCGAAAAAATGGTTGTTTCCACGGATCTTTTGGTAGAAGGCGTACATTTTGATTTAAGTTATGCTCCACTCAAACACTTAGGATATAAAGCAGTTGCAGTAAATGTTTCTGACATCTGTGCAATGAATGCCAAGCCCACGCAAATTACCGTTTCTATTGCCGTTTCTAGTCGCTTCTCTGTAGAAGCTTTAGAGGCTTTATATGAAGGAATTCGATTAGCATGTAAGCATTTTCAGGTAGATTTAGTGGGTGGAGACACCTCTTCTTCTCTATCAGGGATGATGATTTCTGTTACCGCCATAGGAAAAGTATCCGACACACAAATAACTTACCGTTCTGGAGCTCAGGAAAATGATTTAATCGTTGTTTCGGGAGATCTTGGAGGTGCTTATATGGGTTTACAACTTCTTGAAAGAGAGAAAGAAGTGTTTAAGGTAAATCCTAATATGCAACCACAGTTAAATGAAGAAGATTCCTATCTACTGGAAAGACAATTGAAACCCGAGGCTCGTTTAGACATCATTGATTTACTTGCAAAAATGGAAATCAAGCCACACGCCATGATCGATGTTTCTGATGGACTTTCGTCTGATTTACTTCATATTTGTACACAATCTAAGGTAGGATGTAGAATTTATGAAAATAAAATCCCAATGGACCCTACTTTAATACACAAGTCTGAGGAATTTCAAATTCACCCGCTTACACCCGCACTCAATGGGGGAGAAGACTACGAACTTCTTTTTACTATTTCTATGGATGACTTTGAAAAAATAAAAGGAAACCCGCATCTTTCTGTCATCGGACATATTACCGATGAAGCTTCGGGGCATCATATCATTACGAATTCTGAAGAAATTTTACCACTTGTGGCACAAGGATGGAATCATGGAGAGAGTGATTCTGAGTAG
- a CDS encoding type II toxin-antitoxin system RelE/ParE family toxin has product MPKLFRLSVKAINDLQNVFKYTLENWGAEQAKKYTLFIESSFEQIGINDFFVKELNISSKNRILNIIFTSLKNTELF; this is encoded by the coding sequence ATGCCTAAGCTATTTCGTTTATCTGTAAAAGCTATCAATGATTTACAAAATGTGTTTAAATACACCTTAGAAAACTGGGGAGCAGAACAAGCTAAAAAATATACCCTTTTTATTGAGTCCTCATTTGAACAAATAGGTATTAATGATTTCTTTGTTAAAGAACTGAACATATCATCAAAAAACAGAATTTTAAATATTATTTTTACCTCGTTAAAAAACACCGAGTTATTTTGA
- the recG gene encoding ATP-dependent DNA helicase RecG: MQSREHLFHTSVEFLKGIGAKRAQLLAAAFGVRKYKDLLQFFPSKYIDKTQFFHINELVNSGAEVQIKGKITAIFEEGSGRKKRLKAEFEDDTGSMSLTWFQGINFVKSKIKIGKHYLIFGKPKLFNHEWQMMHPQIEELTEGNDKFRAGLQAIYPSSEKLKKSGFSSLVISKSIYGLLEQIHPYLYENLPSYIVREQKFLSRKAALFHIHHPKSQRHLAEAKRRLIFEEFYFQQLVLLLKKISNKKKNTSFVFEKVGAHFNHFFKNILPFQLTGAQQRVLKEIHQDMKSGQQMNRMVQGDVGSGKTIVALMSMLLALDNDFQATLMAPTEILAQQHYQSIKEMLETTDIHVRILTGSTKTKERREIDEGLRDGSIHILVGTHAILEDKVVFKNLGISVIDEQHRFGVAQRAKMWKKNTKPPHILIMTATPIPRTLAMSHYGDLDLSVIDELPPGRKEIVTRHFKENRRLEVIQFIRKEIAKGRQVYIVYPLIEENEKMDFANLQKGFEAIIRDFPAPDYSVSIVHGKMKASDKEREMNEFAEGKTDIMVATTVIEVGVNVPNASVMIIESAERFGLSQLHQLRGRVGRGSEQSYCLLMTGYKLSKDTQFRMKTMVETNDGFKISEADLTLRGPGDLMGTRQSGMMDFKIASLIKNREELQMARQYAIKSLEKDHNLSLAIHEMTRKYLIESYKKIIGWSQIS; this comes from the coding sequence ATGCAGAGTAGAGAACACCTTTTTCACACTTCCGTAGAATTCCTAAAGGGAATAGGAGCCAAAAGAGCCCAACTTTTGGCAGCAGCTTTCGGTGTTCGAAAGTATAAGGATCTATTACAGTTTTTTCCAAGTAAATATATAGACAAAACTCAGTTTTTCCATATCAATGAGTTGGTCAATTCGGGTGCTGAAGTACAGATAAAGGGAAAAATAACAGCCATTTTCGAAGAAGGTAGTGGTAGAAAAAAACGCCTTAAAGCAGAATTTGAAGACGACACAGGAAGCATGAGTCTTACTTGGTTTCAAGGAATCAATTTTGTAAAAAGTAAAATTAAAATAGGGAAACACTATCTCATTTTTGGTAAACCCAAGCTATTTAACCACGAATGGCAAATGATGCATCCTCAAATAGAGGAGCTCACAGAAGGAAATGATAAATTTCGGGCAGGATTACAAGCCATTTATCCCAGTTCCGAAAAACTAAAAAAATCGGGGTTTAGCAGTCTTGTTATTAGCAAAAGTATCTACGGACTTTTGGAACAAATTCATCCTTACCTCTATGAAAATCTTCCTTCTTATATCGTGAGAGAACAAAAGTTCTTGAGTAGAAAAGCGGCTCTTTTTCATATTCATCATCCCAAAAGTCAAAGACATTTAGCAGAAGCAAAAAGAAGACTCATTTTTGAAGAATTTTATTTTCAACAATTAGTTCTTTTGCTCAAAAAAATCAGTAACAAAAAGAAAAATACTTCATTCGTTTTTGAAAAAGTGGGTGCCCATTTCAATCATTTTTTTAAAAATATTCTTCCTTTCCAGCTTACAGGAGCGCAACAAAGAGTTTTGAAGGAAATTCATCAAGACATGAAATCGGGGCAGCAAATGAACCGCATGGTTCAAGGAGATGTAGGAAGCGGAAAAACCATTGTGGCACTCATGAGTATGCTTTTGGCTTTGGATAATGATTTCCAAGCAACACTTATGGCTCCCACAGAGATTTTGGCTCAACAGCATTATCAGTCTATAAAGGAAATGCTGGAAACTACCGATATTCATGTGAGAATCCTTACAGGATCTACCAAAACTAAGGAAAGGCGAGAAATAGATGAAGGCCTGAGAGATGGAAGTATTCATATTTTGGTAGGAACTCATGCCATTTTGGAAGATAAAGTAGTTTTTAAGAACTTAGGAATTTCCGTTATCGATGAGCAACATCGTTTTGGTGTAGCTCAAAGAGCCAAAATGTGGAAAAAAAACACCAAACCTCCCCATATTCTCATCATGACCGCCACGCCTATTCCACGTACTTTGGCAATGAGTCATTATGGAGATTTGGATCTCTCGGTTATTGATGAGCTTCCGCCAGGAAGAAAAGAAATTGTGACCAGACATTTTAAAGAAAATAGACGTTTGGAAGTCATTCAGTTTATCCGAAAAGAAATAGCCAAAGGAAGACAGGTTTATATTGTATATCCCTTAATTGAGGAAAACGAAAAAATGGATTTTGCCAATCTTCAAAAAGGTTTTGAAGCCATTATTAGAGATTTTCCAGCACCAGATTATAGCGTAAGTATTGTTCATGGGAAAATGAAAGCCAGTGACAAAGAGCGTGAAATGAATGAATTTGCCGAGGGAAAAACCGATATTATGGTGGCAACTACGGTGATAGAAGTAGGGGTAAACGTTCCCAATGCTTCCGTAATGATTATTGAAAGTGCCGAACGCTTCGGACTTTCTCAACTCCATCAACTTAGGGGAAGAGTGGGGCGAGGAAGTGAGCAAAGTTATTGTTTACTCATGACGGGTTATAAATTGAGCAAAGACACGCAGTTCCGTATGAAAACAATGGTAGAAACCAACGACGGTTTTAAAATATCGGAAGCCGATCTCACTCTTCGAGGGCCAGGAGATTTGATGGGTACGCGCCAAAGTGGAATGATGGATTTTAAAATTGCCAGCTTAATAAAGAATAGAGAAGAATTGCAAATGGCACGTCAATACGCCATTAAAAGCCTTGAAAAAGATCATAACCTCAGCTTAGCCATTCACGAAATGACCCGAAAATATTTAATTGAATCTTATAAAAAGATCATAGGCTGGAGCCAGATTTCTTAG
- a CDS encoding SDR family NAD(P)-dependent oxidoreductase — translation MSKRTIWITGASSGIGQALVKTLDPNKFRFVVSARRKARLEDLKNSLPKHDLEIIELDIRDKKAVFEAVENYGKKVDVLVNNAGLAAGYDDFQDADLADWEQMIDTNVTGLLYMSKAILPWMPKKENAHIINIDSTAGKEVYPKGNVYCATKHAVDAISKGMRLDLVKEGIKVTNICPGMVNTEFSKVRFHGDQEKADQVYQGFKELQAEDIAQCIDFALNLPAHICINDLVVTATAQANSYITHRE, via the coding sequence ATGAGTAAAAGAACCATTTGGATCACCGGAGCGAGTTCTGGAATAGGACAAGCTCTTGTAAAAACTTTAGACCCTAATAAATTTCGATTTGTCGTTTCTGCCAGAAGAAAAGCCCGTTTAGAAGATCTTAAAAACAGTTTGCCAAAACATGATTTAGAAATTATTGAGCTAGATATTAGAGATAAAAAAGCGGTATTTGAAGCCGTAGAGAATTATGGTAAAAAAGTAGATGTTTTAGTGAATAATGCAGGTTTAGCAGCAGGATATGATGATTTCCAAGACGCCGATTTAGCAGACTGGGAGCAAATGATTGATACCAATGTAACAGGTTTGTTATATATGAGTAAAGCGATTTTACCGTGGATGCCTAAAAAAGAAAATGCTCATATTATCAATATAGATTCTACAGCAGGAAAAGAGGTTTACCCAAAAGGAAATGTATATTGTGCTACAAAACATGCGGTAGATGCCATTAGTAAAGGAATGCGGTTAGACTTAGTGAAGGAAGGAATAAAAGTAACCAATATCTGCCCGGGGATGGTAAATACTGAGTTTTCAAAAGTACGCTTCCATGGTGATCAAGAAAAAGCGGATCAAGTCTATCAAGGATTTAAAGAACTGCAAGCAGAAGATATTGCTCAATGCATTGATTTTGCCTTAAATTTACCGGCTCATATTTGTATAAATGACTTAGTGGTAACTGCCACAGCTCAGGCAAACTCTTATATTACCCACAGAGAGTAA
- a CDS encoding TonB-dependent receptor family protein: MRKALFLFVFTLLSCSALFAQQFRISGQVLEASSQESLPYASVVIKEPNTHKIIKGTTSDEMGKFALMAKKGNYILEIQFLSFDNYVKKIELNGHLNLGKITLQESKETLSEVELTAEKDQMSLKVDRREFTVGKDVTNKGASASEVLGNIPSVNVDVEGAVSLRGSENVRILINGRPSSLLGINGTDALKMIPSETIEKVEIITNPSARYDASGEVGIINIVLKKEKRKGFNGVINTNIGYPTAYGLGINLNFKRKKINYFAGLSYNQRARQGTGEFKYSKFGTDTTFTTKTRSEDDNKSMRFMARAGFDYAISDRTNLTFSGMVSGGKGDDTNERNIRDFNNNNTQISQTHRKLHDLEDLLGMDFNANFHHKGKIKGERLTAQLQFSKDFEDENGTITQDVNFLTTNKNRSQLQQSINDENQDNWLFQIDYIRPFSERLKMETGAKATDLSIDVNYKVSEQQKNGDWKIINGFYDKLAYRQKVYAAYGIVSGQLLPENEKLGYQVGLRMEHSDIESIFKLSNKSTPRTYTNLFPSAHLSYKASEQTSWQLSYSKRIDRPRAWSLMPFFSFASERNLFVGNPELDPSYSHVGELTFLNYWEKGSFMASAYYRHIMDVRDRIVLAADPNAGNNVETLIKPFNIGTENNYGLELTGSYNPSKKLKFRASANLYHSSIDGSYTDEHRTLDLSTNNFAWQGRLNMTYVLPRKWITQTTFGYRSKRQDTQGDVDPAMALDFGVSKDLFGDKATIAFSVRDIFNTRRRIAFSEGPDFRMDYDFQWNSRTFRLNFTYRINQKKRRGGVRQRNLRDSGSGGGF; this comes from the coding sequence ATGAGAAAAGCATTATTTCTCTTTGTATTTACTCTTTTAAGTTGCAGCGCTTTATTTGCTCAACAGTTTCGTATTTCTGGTCAGGTATTGGAGGCTTCTTCTCAAGAATCACTTCCTTATGCCTCAGTTGTTATCAAGGAACCTAATACCCATAAAATTATCAAAGGAACCACCAGTGATGAAATGGGGAAATTTGCACTAATGGCAAAAAAGGGGAATTATATCTTAGAAATTCAGTTTTTAAGCTTTGATAATTATGTGAAGAAAATTGAACTAAATGGGCATCTAAATTTGGGAAAAATAACACTTCAAGAATCTAAAGAGACCTTATCTGAAGTAGAACTCACTGCCGAAAAAGATCAAATGAGCCTCAAGGTAGATCGTAGAGAATTCACCGTAGGAAAAGATGTAACAAATAAAGGTGCTTCGGCTTCAGAGGTTTTAGGAAATATTCCTTCTGTAAATGTAGACGTGGAAGGAGCTGTAAGCCTTAGAGGAAGTGAAAATGTAAGAATTTTGATAAACGGAAGACCCTCTTCTCTTTTGGGAATCAACGGAACGGATGCTTTAAAAATGATTCCATCAGAAACGATAGAAAAAGTAGAAATAATCACCAATCCTTCCGCAAGGTATGATGCCAGTGGAGAGGTGGGTATTATTAATATTGTACTCAAAAAAGAAAAAAGAAAAGGTTTTAACGGAGTGATCAATACCAATATTGGTTATCCTACAGCTTATGGATTAGGGATTAATCTGAATTTCAAAAGGAAAAAAATAAACTATTTTGCAGGATTAAGCTATAACCAGAGAGCTAGACAAGGAACGGGAGAATTCAAATACTCAAAATTTGGAACAGATACTACCTTTACTACAAAAACACGCTCTGAGGACGACAATAAATCTATGAGATTTATGGCAAGAGCTGGTTTTGATTATGCCATTTCAGACAGAACAAACCTTACTTTTTCAGGTATGGTTTCTGGCGGAAAAGGAGATGATACCAATGAAAGAAATATCAGAGATTTTAACAATAACAATACGCAGATCAGTCAAACACACAGAAAACTCCACGACCTGGAGGATCTTTTGGGGATGGATTTTAATGCAAACTTTCATCATAAAGGAAAAATCAAAGGCGAAAGACTCACCGCGCAACTCCAGTTTTCAAAAGATTTTGAAGATGAAAATGGAACAATCACTCAAGATGTAAACTTTCTTACGACCAATAAAAATCGTTCTCAACTACAACAGTCTATCAATGATGAAAACCAAGATAATTGGCTTTTCCAGATAGACTATATTCGTCCTTTTTCTGAAAGACTCAAAATGGAAACTGGAGCAAAAGCTACAGACCTGAGTATTGATGTTAACTACAAAGTGAGTGAGCAACAAAAAAATGGTGATTGGAAAATTATTAATGGTTTTTATGATAAACTGGCTTACCGCCAAAAAGTTTATGCTGCCTATGGAATCGTCTCAGGACAATTGTTACCAGAAAATGAAAAACTGGGTTATCAAGTAGGACTTAGAATGGAGCATTCGGATATTGAAAGTATTTTTAAACTAAGCAATAAAAGCACTCCAAGAACTTACACAAACTTATTCCCATCTGCTCACCTTTCTTACAAAGCGAGCGAACAAACTTCTTGGCAACTGAGTTATAGTAAAAGAATTGATAGACCCAGAGCCTGGAGTTTGATGCCCTTTTTCTCTTTTGCCAGTGAAAGAAATCTTTTTGTAGGAAATCCTGAGTTAGACCCAAGTTATAGTCATGTGGGAGAACTTACTTTTTTAAATTACTGGGAAAAAGGTAGTTTTATGGCAAGTGCGTACTATCGTCATATTATGGATGTAAGAGACCGTATTGTACTAGCGGCAGATCCCAATGCAGGGAACAACGTTGAAACACTTATCAAACCTTTCAATATCGGAACAGAAAATAACTATGGTTTAGAGCTCACAGGATCTTATAATCCTTCTAAGAAATTAAAATTTAGAGCTTCTGCAAATTTATATCACAGCTCTATAGATGGTTCTTATACTGATGAACACAGAACCCTTGATTTATCTACCAATAATTTTGCTTGGCAAGGAAGGTTGAATATGACTTATGTTTTACCAAGAAAATGGATTACTCAAACTACTTTTGGTTATCGATCAAAAAGACAAGATACCCAAGGAGATGTAGATCCTGCAATGGCATTAGATTTCGGGGTTTCAAAAGATCTTTTTGGAGACAAAGCTACCATTGCATTTTCTGTAAGAGACATTTTTAATACCCGAAGAAGAATAGCCTTTAGTGAAGGTCCTGATTTTAGAATGGATTATGACTTCCAATGGAATTCAAGAACATTTAGACTCAATTTCACCTACCGTATTAATCAAAAGAAAAGACGTGGTGGAGTACGCCAAAGAAACCTTAGAGATAGCGGAAGCGGTGGAGGATTTTAG
- a CDS encoding Dabb family protein, translated as MKNFRNVTVVLFCTIFFSFLSSCDKDTVNEDGGTTDPIHYSTTIRHIVLFKYKDSVTDGEKNQVIEKFLALKESKKDGKKYIRDIEYGYQNSKEGVSKGYEIAFFVTFNSLSDRDYYVGKPFITEMGKYDQAHDDFKAFVGPLLAEENGVLVYDYTAVK; from the coding sequence ATGAAGAACTTTAGAAACGTAACGGTTGTACTGTTTTGTACAATTTTTTTCTCATTTTTATCATCTTGTGATAAAGATACGGTAAATGAGGATGGAGGAACTACCGATCCTATTCACTATTCAACAACCATCAGGCATATTGTGTTGTTTAAATATAAAGACAGCGTAACAGATGGGGAAAAGAACCAAGTTATTGAGAAGTTTTTGGCATTAAAAGAAAGTAAAAAAGATGGTAAAAAGTATATCCGAGACATAGAATACGGCTATCAGAACAGTAAAGAAGGCGTGTCAAAAGGGTATGAAATAGCATTTTTTGTTACATTCAATTCATTGTCAGATAGAGATTACTATGTGGGAAAACCCTTTATTACAGAAATGGGTAAATACGATCAAGCTCATGATGATTTTAAGGCTTTTGTAGGACCTTTATTAGCAGAAGAAAATGGGGTGTTAGTTTATGATTATACAGCAGTTAAATAA
- a CDS encoding glycosyltransferase → MKTVLIIGMVFPEPNTTAAGSRMIQLISEFQKRNYRLIFATTASLSEFSFDLESIGVSCYSILLNDSSFDTFLEKNNPDIVLYDRFVMEEQFGWRVRKKLPLALEILDTEDFHALRKTRQLAYNKDIDFKLKMMENEPICYREIASILRVDFSLIISRFEMDLLRNHFQISEEKCCYLPFFETQEIPQSVIPWEARKDFFTIGNLQHAPNVASVEYVYHKIWKGIKTGLPEVRFLAYGAYSPPRIQQLHQAKKGFEIVGQAPDLTSVFQQGKVLLAPLPFGAGIKGKIKEAMRFGVPIVTNTVGAESMGDELENWAGFITDSPQEMIHQAIELYKNQNLWEEKSKIGKELFQKLYQNPQYFECFFERIALGKRTSKTSFYQKLTAYHSNRSLEFMSRWIESKS, encoded by the coding sequence ATGAAAACAGTTTTGATTATTGGGATGGTTTTCCCAGAACCAAATACCACGGCCGCAGGGAGTAGAATGATCCAGCTGATTTCTGAGTTTCAGAAGAGAAATTATCGCTTAATTTTTGCCACCACTGCAAGTCTTTCTGAGTTTAGTTTCGATCTTGAATCTATAGGGGTTTCCTGTTATTCTATTCTTTTAAACGATTCTTCTTTTGATACTTTTTTAGAAAAAAACAATCCAGATATTGTACTATATGATCGTTTTGTGATGGAGGAACAATTTGGATGGCGAGTGCGCAAAAAATTGCCTCTGGCATTAGAAATATTGGATACCGAAGATTTTCATGCTTTGAGAAAAACAAGGCAGTTGGCTTATAATAAAGATATTGATTTCAAACTCAAAATGATGGAGAATGAGCCCATTTGTTATAGAGAAATTGCTTCTATTTTAAGGGTAGATTTTTCTTTGATAATCTCTCGTTTTGAAATGGATTTATTGAGGAATCATTTTCAAATTTCTGAAGAAAAATGCTGTTATCTTCCTTTTTTTGAAACGCAAGAAATTCCGCAATCAGTTATTCCATGGGAAGCTAGAAAAGATTTTTTTACGATCGGAAATTTGCAACATGCGCCCAATGTCGCTTCAGTTGAATATGTTTATCACAAAATATGGAAAGGAATAAAAACAGGACTTCCTGAGGTACGCTTTTTAGCTTACGGAGCTTATAGTCCGCCCAGAATTCAACAACTTCATCAAGCCAAAAAAGGATTTGAAATAGTGGGGCAAGCTCCAGATTTGACTTCTGTTTTTCAACAAGGAAAAGTACTTCTAGCACCTTTGCCTTTTGGTGCAGGGATTAAAGGGAAAATTAAAGAGGCAATGCGTTTTGGAGTTCCTATAGTCACCAATACTGTTGGGGCAGAATCGATGGGTGATGAACTCGAAAATTGGGCAGGTTTTATTACCGATTCTCCACAAGAGATGATACATCAGGCTATTGAGCTGTATAAAAATCAAAATCTTTGGGAAGAAAAAAGTAAAATTGGAAAAGAACTGTTTCAAAAACTCTATCAAAATCCTCAGTATTTTGAGTGTTTCTTTGAGCGTATTGCCCTTGGAAAACGTACTTCAAAAACGAGCTTCTATCAAAAATTAACTGCCTATCATTCTAACAGGAGTTTGGAGTTTATGTCGAGGTGGATTGAATCAAAAAGCTAG